Proteins co-encoded in one Schistocerca cancellata isolate TAMUIC-IGC-003103 chromosome 5, iqSchCanc2.1, whole genome shotgun sequence genomic window:
- the LOC126188965 gene encoding tumor protein p53-inducible nuclear protein 2 — protein MLSTLASYLLGSQSSEQAAVAPDVRLRAIETDDDWLLVETAGATDTSISASATSPPLSLVLRPSGTPTPTAARSRSLSRASSASSLPCEDSWFVTPPPCFTSAGPVHMETSPLEDLLIEHPSMSVYQRSWPACAPTTVPPPAASAPAPRRSESLPPPSPSPAPRTPSLSPSPPPTPAAARRPRDHHSPPPPPPAAAVQPLPRRHNVYALQHRQQQQLLTLRSSQKVQQRRACQMLKRNHLERQNKARENNSRKKVLRRSDYMQHHSGANNNRKC, from the exons ATGTTGAGCACCTTGGCGAGCTACCTCCTGGGCAGCCAGTCGTCCGAGCAGGCGGCTGTAGCACCCGATGTCCGGCTGCGTGCCATTGAGACTGATGATGACTGGCTGCTAGTCGAAACTGCTG GTGCCACAGACACCTCCATCTCCGCCTCCGCCACCTCGCCGCCGCTGTCGCTGGTACTGCGGCCGTCCGGCACACCGACGCCCACGGCAGCACGGTCGCGGTCCCTGTCGCGTGCCTCCTCTGCGTCGTCGCTGCCCTGCGAGGACTCGTGGTTCGTGACACCGCCGCCGTGCTTCACGTCAGCAGGACCCGTGCACATGGAGACGTCACCATTGGAGGACCTGCTCATCGAGCACCCCAGCATGTCCGTGTACCAGCGCTCGTGGCCGGCATGTGCCCCCACCACCGTCCCGCCACCAGCCGCCTCCGCGCCCGCCCCCCGGCGTTCCGAGTCGCTGCCCCCACCGTCGCCATCGCCTGCGCCGCGCACGCCATCACTGTCGCCATCACCTCCCCCAACACCTGCAGCGGCACGCCGTCCCCGTGACCACCACTCGCCCCCGCCGCCACCTCCAGCCGCCGCTGTGCAGCCACTGCCCAGGCGGCACAATGTGTACGCACTGCAgcaccgccagcagcagcagctgcttacGCTCAGGTCCAGTCAGAAG GTGCAACAGCGCAGAGCATGCCAAATGCTCAAGAGAAATCATCTTGAGCGCCAGAACAAGGCTCGTGAAAATAATTCCAGGAAGAAAGTACTGCGACGCTCGGACTATATGCAACATCACTCAGGGGCAAATAACAATAGAAAGTGCTAG